The following proteins are encoded in a genomic region of Bubalus kerabau isolate K-KA32 ecotype Philippines breed swamp buffalo chromosome 15, PCC_UOA_SB_1v2, whole genome shotgun sequence:
- the MTCH2 gene encoding mitochondrial carrier homolog 2: MADAASQVLLGSGLTILSQPLMYVKVLIQVGYEPLAPTVGRNIFGRQVCQLPGLFCYAQHIASIDGKRGLFTGLTPRLCSGILGTVVHGKVLQHYQECDKAEESGSGNVQKEVSSSFDHVIKETTREMMARSAATLITHPFHVITLRSMVQFIGRESKYCGLCDSIATIYREEGVLGFFAGLIPRLLGDIISLWLCNSLAYLVNTYALDSGVSTMNEMKSYSQAVTGFFASMLTYPFVLVSNLMAVNNCGLAGGCPPYAPIYSSWIDCWCMLQKEGNMSRGNSLFFRKVPFGKTYCCDLRMLI, translated from the exons ATGGCGGACGCGGCCAGTCAGGTGCTCCTGGGCTCCGGTCTCACCATCCTGTCCCAGCCGCTCATGTACGTGAAGGTGCTCATCCAG GTGGGATATGAGCCTCTTGCTCCAACAGTAGGACGAAATATTTTTGGGCGGCAAGTCTGTCAACTTCCTGGTCTCTTTTGTTATG CTCAGCACATTGCAAGCATTGATGGGAAGCGTGGATTGTTCACAGGCTTAACTCCAAGACTGTGTTCAGGCATCCTTGGAACTGTGGTCCATGGTAAAGTTTTACAG CATTACCAGGAGTGTGACAAGGCTGAG GAGTCAGGATCTGGAAATGTACAGAAAGAAGTTTCATCTTCCTTTGACCATGTTATCAAGGAG ACAACTCGGGAGATGATGGCTCGTTCTGCTGCTACCCTCATCACACATCCCTTCCACG TGATCACTCTGAGATCTATGGTACAATTCATTGGCAGAGAATCCAAGTACTG tggactttgtgactccatagcaACAATCTATCGGGAAGAGGGCGTCCTAGGATTTTTTGC GGGCCTTATCCCTCGCCTGCTCGGTGACATCATCTCCTTGTGGCTTTGTAACTCGCTGGCCTACCTCGTCAATACCTACGCACTGGACAGTGGG GTTTCCACCATGAATGAAATGAAGAGTTATTCCCAGGCTGTCACAGGA TTTTTTGCCAGTATGTTGACCTATCCCTTCGTGCTTGTCTCTAATCTTATGGCTGTCAACAACTGTGG GCTTGCTGGTGGATGCCCTCCCTATGCCCCAATATATTCTTCTTGGATAGATTGCTGGTGCATGCTACAGAAAGAG